The segment TCTGAGAGGTAATgacaaatcattgattatTGCTGATTTACCATTCGGATCATTTGAGGCATCAGTGGAACATGCAACCAAATCAGCTATAAGGTTAGTGCAACAAGGTAAAGTTCAAGGAGTCAAGCTAGAAGGTGGTAATCAAGAAAATATCCCCactattgaaaaattaatttcaGTAGGGATACCAGTGATGGGACATGTTGGATTAACTCCTCAGAAACATAATGCCATAGGTGGATTCAAATTACAAGGTAAAGATGCCAAAGGAGCGTTGGATATTTATCAAGAATGTTTGAATTTACAAAAAGCTGGTGTCTTTGCAATAGTATTGGAATGTATCCCCAATAAAATAGCTCAATACATAACAGAAAACTTGTCAATACCtacaattggaattggtgcTGGTCCCTATTGTTCAGGACAAGTACTTGTCATTTCAGATATGTTGGAGTTAAAGAATCCTGAAGAAAGTCATATTGCCAAATTTGTGAAACCTTATGCacaattttatcaattgggAGTTGACGCTATGAAACAATATAAAGTGGAAGTAGAAACTAAACAGTTTCCTTTAGCTGACGAACATGGGTACAAGGTTAAAAAGGATGTTTTCGAGcaattcaaacaagaagCACAAAATCTTGAAAGGGACTAGTGGTGGAGTATAGTTATTGTAAATAGGACAATAAAGGTGGAATTGACGCTTTTAGAGTGCAATTGTAGTACACTATGGGGTAATTGTGTATGTTAGACCAAGCCGCGACCGCTGAAGATCTCACTACGCCAGCTCATTGCGCGCGCAGAACGGAGAATCCCCGCGAAGCAACTTTATTCAATCAATGTTCTACTGGATGGCCGAAAAGAGCCCTAATACAATCATCTTCTCTGAGTGTGAGCAACCCAAGTATTTCACTATAGAGACAAGCAGACCATCATTTGGATATGCTACTGACAATACGCCAAGGGTGGAAATGTTCCGGGTATCCCATAAAGGGGAGTAGTGCGCGCTACATAAATAATACTTTCATACATACTTTCATACGCCAAAGCAagatttgcaaaatttcttcttcttcttcgtcatcattACAAATATCAATTGCAAACTACTACTCCTCCTCAACGTCAATTgtaatcaacaaaatggCTAGCATCAATAATAGTTTTCTTATGAACCACACTTGTCTAAGAATCAAGGATCCCAAATCCGTTGATTGGTGGCAAGAAAAATTGGGTATGAAGTTAATTGCTACAATTCCATTTGATACTTTTACACTATACATGTTAAATTATGAAACTGAAAAGAATaaacatttgaattgggCTGCTCGTGAAGGTGTTTTGGAGTTATGCTATAATCATGGCGGCACTGctgaaatcaacaatggtaaTGGTGACAAAGATAAAGGTTTTGGGCATGTTTGTATTTCAGTTGATAATATTGAAGCTGCTcaagaacaatttttgGCAAATGGCATTAgatttaaaaagaaattgtcaGATGGGCGTCAACATAACATTGCGTTTCTTTTATCGGATCCTGAAGATTATTGGGttgaagttattgaaaatggaatCGATAAGAAGGAAGGTAAGACTGATATTGCCTCATATAGACTCAACCACACTATGGTCAGAGTTAAAGATCCGGAAGTTTCATTAAAATTCTACCGTTCATTAGggttcaaattgttttccaaaaaggATTTTCCTGAAGCTAAATTCAGTTTATACTTCCTTG is part of the Candida orthopsilosis Co 90-125, chromosome 2 draft sequence genome and harbors:
- a CDS encoding Ecm31 protein (S. cerevisiae homolog ECM31 has 3-methyl-2-oxobutanoate hydroxymethyltransferase activity, has role in pantothenate biosynthetic process and to mitochondrion), which produces MIFRNSIHRQTIRLFSHSSPFRSSYNQITRKTVSDIHQFYHSQKPISVVTAHDFITAKLVDAGEIDICLVGDSLANTTLGYQDTNELTLDEMMYHVKSVSRGNDKSLIIADLPFGSFEASVEHATKSAIRLVQQGKVQGVKLEGGNQENIPTIEKLISVGIPVMGHVGLTPQKHNAIGGFKLQGKDAKGALDIYQECLNLQKAGVFAIVLECIPNKIAQYITENLSIPTIGIGAGPYCSGQVLVISDMLELKNPEESHIAKFVKPYAQFYQLGVDAMKQYKVEVETKQFPLADEHGYKVKKDVFEQFKQEAQNLERD
- a CDS encoding Glo1 monomeric glyoxalase I, translated to MLSTIRQGWKCSGYPIKGSSARYINNTFIHTFIRQSKICKISSSSSSSLQISIANYYSSSTSIVINKMASINNSFLMNHTCLRIKDPKSVDWWQEKLGMKLIATIPFDTFTLYMLNYETEKNKHLNWAAREGVLELCYNHGGTAEINNGNGDKDKGFGHVCISVDNIEAAQEQFLANGIRFKKKLSDGRQHNIAFLLSDPEDYWVEVIENGIDKKEGKTDIASYRLNHTMVRVKDPEVSLKFYRSLGFKLFSKKDFPEAKFSLYFLGYNHDSNFKEGTMPWEEQSKRESILELTHNWGTETDSDFKGYHNGNSTENGEVQGYGHICISCDDPATFCKELEQAYGDKLDWSVKFNQGKAVKGIAFIRDPDTYSIEILSHNLFEERMGKL